A single genomic interval of Saccharothrix saharensis harbors:
- a CDS encoding NuoB/complex I 20 kDa subunit family protein: MGLEEKLPNGILLASVEKLVNWTRKSSLWPATFGLACCAIEMMTTGGPRYDLARFGMEVFRASPRQADLMIVAGRVTNKMAPVLRQIYDQMPEPRWVLAMGVCASSGGMFNNYAVVQGVDHVVPVDMYLPGCPPRPEMLIDAILKIHAKIMDEPLGANRAAALAESGRTTDLIPSSQRFAKK; encoded by the coding sequence GTGGGTCTCGAAGAGAAGCTCCCGAACGGCATCCTGCTCGCCAGCGTGGAGAAGCTGGTCAACTGGACCCGCAAGTCCTCGCTGTGGCCGGCCACCTTCGGCCTGGCGTGCTGCGCGATCGAGATGATGACCACCGGCGGCCCGCGCTACGACCTCGCGCGGTTCGGCATGGAGGTCTTCCGCGCCTCGCCGCGCCAGGCCGACCTGATGATCGTCGCGGGCCGGGTGACCAACAAGATGGCGCCGGTGCTGCGGCAGATCTACGACCAGATGCCCGAGCCGCGCTGGGTGCTCGCCATGGGCGTGTGCGCCTCCAGCGGCGGCATGTTCAACAACTACGCGGTCGTGCAGGGCGTGGACCACGTCGTGCCGGTCGACATGTACCTGCCGGGCTGCCCGCCGCGGCCGGAGATGCTGATCGACGCGATCCTCAAGATCCACGCGAAGATCATGGACGAGCCGCTGGGTGCGAACCGGGCCGCGGCGCTGGCCGAGTCGGGCCGCACCACGGACCTGATCCCGTCCTCCCAGCGCTTTGCGAAGAAGTGA
- a CDS encoding NADH-quinone oxidoreductase subunit C — translation MNQAEHEEHLAHGGVVAGKARQGMFGISGTGDTSGFGGLRLPAHVAAPSERPYGGWFDELADELLGAIREHGLPADTVQQITVDRGEITFFLRRERLVDVARILRDDPALRFELCSSVSGVDYGADAPQRLHSVYHLTSMTYRRRIRLEVAVDVDDAHIPSIVSVYPTADWQEREAWDMFGIVYDGHPGLTRILMPDDWDGHPQRKDYPLGGIPVEYKGAEIPPPDQRRSYS, via the coding sequence ATGAACCAGGCCGAGCACGAGGAGCACCTCGCGCACGGCGGCGTGGTGGCGGGCAAGGCACGCCAGGGCATGTTCGGCATCTCCGGCACCGGCGACACGTCCGGCTTCGGCGGCCTGCGGCTGCCCGCCCACGTCGCCGCGCCGTCCGAGCGGCCCTACGGCGGCTGGTTCGACGAGCTCGCCGACGAGCTGCTGGGTGCCATCCGGGAGCACGGCCTGCCCGCCGACACGGTCCAGCAGATCACCGTGGACCGCGGCGAGATCACGTTCTTCCTGCGGCGCGAGCGGCTGGTCGACGTGGCGCGCATCCTGCGCGACGACCCGGCCCTGCGCTTCGAGCTGTGCAGCTCGGTGTCCGGTGTGGACTACGGCGCGGACGCGCCGCAGCGGCTGCACTCGGTCTACCACCTGACGTCGATGACCTACCGCCGGCGCATCCGGCTGGAGGTCGCGGTCGACGTGGACGACGCGCACATCCCCAGCATCGTCTCGGTCTACCCGACCGCGGACTGGCAGGAGCGCGAGGCCTGGGACATGTTCGGCATCGTCTACGACGGCCACCCGGGGCTCACCCGGATCCTCATGCCGGACGACTGGGACGGCCACCCGCAGCGCAAGGACTACCCGCTCGGCGGCATCCCGGTGGAGTACAAGGGCGCGGAGATCCCCCCGCCAGACCAGAGGCGGTCCTACTCATGA
- a CDS encoding NADH-quinone oxidoreductase subunit A, with the protein MLDPYLPLVLMFVLAGAFALFSVTAAPYIGPRRYNRAKLDAYECGIEPSPQPVVGGGRMPVAYYLTAMLFILFDIEMVFLYPFAVSADRLGLFGLVEIALFVATVGFAYAYVWRRGGLDWN; encoded by the coding sequence GTGCTGGACCCTTACCTCCCCCTCGTATTGATGTTCGTCCTCGCCGGGGCCTTCGCGCTGTTCTCGGTGACGGCCGCGCCGTACATCGGTCCCCGTCGCTACAACCGCGCGAAGCTCGACGCGTACGAGTGCGGCATCGAGCCGTCGCCACAGCCCGTGGTGGGCGGCGGCCGCATGCCGGTCGCCTACTACCTCACGGCGATGCTGTTCATCCTGTTCGACATCGAAATGGTGTTCCTCTACCCATTCGCGGTCTCCGCGGACCGGCTCGGGCTGTTCGGCCTGGTGGAGATCGCACTGTTCGTCGCGACGGTCGGCTTCGCGTACGCCTACGTGTGGCGTCGCGGCGGCCTCGACTGGAACTGA